A region of Lycium barbarum isolate Lr01 chromosome 1, ASM1917538v2, whole genome shotgun sequence DNA encodes the following proteins:
- the LOC132605974 gene encoding probable pectinesterase/pectinesterase inhibitor 33 has protein sequence MTTYKLNSLVFLIFFSFFLFPHQSYSNEEETSDDINWWCSKTPHPELCKYFMADAGLQRTFKPTCKAEFRTMTAQVALEQVLLVQNHSKKMGPHCRGKRKKLVWMDCDKLIDNTIFQLNRTLHGIGSNSTSCTDFDAQTWLSASLTNIETCLSGSNQLNVSNILHPTLSTNVSQLLSNSLAVNGELVDSQNSTEIGGFPSWVTTRERKLIQSSTSSLAAKAIYVVAQDGSGNFRTIQAAINAAAEKVSDQRTIIYIKKGVYRENVAIGPSMSNIMLVGAGLRYTIITGSRSAAAGFTTYSTATVGVDGSGFIARGITFRNTAGPKKGQAVALRSASDLSVFYACGFEGYQDTIFVQSQRQFYKTCQIYGTIDFIFGNAAVVFQNCVIYVRRPLVGQVNVITAQGRGDPFQNTGISIHNSRITAAPSLAPVVRAFKTYLGRPWQEFSRTIILRSYIDSVIHPSGWLPWQDSDFAFKTLYFGEYGNFGPGSSTRYRVKWPGYHVITDAKEASKFTVANLVGGRTWLPSTGVPFTSGL, from the exons ATGACAACTTATAAGCTCAATTCCTTAGTATTCTTAAtattcttttccttctttttattCCCACACCAATCCTATTCCAATGAAGAAGAAACAAGTGATGATATTAACTGGTGGTGTAGCAAAACTCCTCATCCTGAACTATGCAAATACTTCATGGCCGATGCCGGGCTCCAGCGTACTTTCAAGCCGACATGCAAAGCCGAGTTTCGAACCATGACCGCACAAGTGGCCTTGGAACAAGTCCTCCTAGTACAAAACCACTCGAAAAAAATGGGCCCGCACTGCCGAGGGAAACGAAAGAAACTAGTCTGGATGGATTGTGACAAGCTTATTGACAACACCATCTTCCAATTAAACCGTACTCTTCATGGCATCGGATCTAACTCTACTTCCTGTACGGATTTCGATGCTCAAACTTGGCTTAGTGCCTCGTTAACAAATATCGAGACATGTCTATCGGGCTCAAATCAACTCAACGTTTCAAATATCCTACATCCGACTTTATCCACAAATGTCTCACAACTTCTTAGCAATTCTTTGGCTGTAAACGGTGAGCTTGTGGATTCACAAAATTCCACAGAAATTGGTGGATTTCCAAGTTGGGTTACGACTAGGGAAAGAAAGTTGATACAATCTTCGACGAGCAGCTTAGCTGCCAAGGCGATTTACGTGGTGGCTCAAGATGGATCGGGGAATTTCCGGACCATTCAGGCTGCAATCAATGCGGCTGCAGAGAAGGTTTCAGATCAGAGGACaatcatatatattaaaaaaggTGTTTATAGAGAAAATGTGGCAATAGGGCCTTCCATGAGTAACATCATGTTAGTTGGTGCTGGTTTGAGATACACAATAATTACAGGTAGCAGAAGTGCAGCAGCAGGTTTCACAACTTACAGTACTGCAACTGTTG GGGTTGATGGAAGTGGATTCATTGCGCGTGGCATCACATTCCGTAACACAGCAGGTCCAAAAAAGGGTCAAGCAGTAGCACTCCGATCAGCATCTGATCTTTCAGTATTCTATGCCTGTGGATTCGAAGGATACCAAGACACAATCTTTGTCCAATCCCAACGACAATTttacaaaacatgtcaaattTATGGCACCATAGACTTTATATTCGGTAACGCTGCAGTTGTTTTTCAAAATTGTGTCATTTACGTCCGAAGGCCCTTAGTAGGCCAAGTGAATGTGATCACAGCACAAGGCCGAGGTGACCCTTTTCAGAACACCGGAATTTCAATTCACAATTCGAGAATAACAGCAGCACCATCTCTAGCCCCGGTGGTTCGAGCATTTAAGACGTATTTGGGACGTCCATGGCAGGAATTTTCAAGGACAATAATATTAAGGTCTTATATTGACAGTGTAATTCATCCATCAGGATGGTTACCGTGGCAAGATTCTGATTTCGCGTTCAAAACTTTGTATTTTGGAGAGTATGGAAATTTTGGACCGGGGTCTTCGACTAGGTATAGGGTGAAATGGCCTGGTTACCATGTTATAACTGATGCAAAGGAGGCTTCAAAGTTTACTGTTGCGAACCTTGTAGGTGGTCGGACATGGTTGCCTTCTACTGGTGTGCCATTCACTTCAGGGCTCTGA
- the LOC132605898 gene encoding probable pectinesterase/pectinesterase inhibitor 17, translating into MAINLGLFMLLLSFSIFILPALSFKPSSNEINSWCNRTPYPEQCKYFMSHGPHHFAPKTKSDFKKMAMQIVMDRALKAEKYTKALGTKCRNEREKVAWNDCLKLYESTILQLNRTLDPNIKCTDFDAQTWLSTALTNLETCRAGFIELGVSDHILPLLSNNYNAPELIRNTLALNNNGSTPKQTYKDGFPTWVSPGDRKLLQSSSDIRPNLVVAQDGSGNFRTIKAALDAAAKRRGNGRFVIHVKRGVYTENLEIGNQMKNIMLVGDGLRYTIITGSQSVGGGFTTFSSATVVVTGEGFIARGITFRNTAGPQNHQAVALRSGSDLSVFYCCGFEGYQDTLYVHSQRQFYKECYIYGTVDFIFGNAAVVLQNCMIYARRPMNKQKITITAQGRMDPNQNTGISIHNSRVMAGSDLKPVLGSFKTYLGRPWKQYSRTVFIQNSMDSLVDPAGWLEWDGNFALNTLYYGEYRNTGPGSSTNRRVKWRGYRVITRSSEASKFNVENFIVGRSWLPSTSIPFMAGL; encoded by the exons ATGGCAATAAATCTTGGTTTGTTCATGCTATTGCTTTCTTTCTCTATATTCATTTTACCTGCCTTATCGTTCAAACCCTCTTCGAATGAAATCAATTCTTGGTGTAACAGAACTCCCTACCCGGAGCAATGCAAGTATTTTATGAGTCATGGTCCTCACCATTTTGCACCCAAAACCAAGTCCGATTTCAAAAAGATGGCCATGCAAATAGTCATGGACAGAGCCCTTAAAGCCGAAAAATACACCAAAGCACTTGGTACAAAGTGTAGGAACGAACGAGAGAAGGTCGCTTGGAATGATTGCCTAAAGCTCTATGAGAGCACGATTCTCCAGCTCAACCGAACCCTCGACCCCAACATCAAATGTACTGATTTTGATGCACAAACTTGGCTCAGTACGGCCTTGACAAATCTTGAAACTTGTCGAGCTGGATTTATTGAGCTAGGTGTATCGGACCACATATTACCTCTCTTGTCAAATAATTATAACGCGCCAGAATTAATTCGTAACACTTTAGCACTCAATAATAATGGCTCCACACCAAAGCAAACTTACAAAGATGGTTTTCCAACTTGGGTTTCTCCTGGTGATCGAAAATTGTTGCAATCATCTTCGGATATAAGGCCAAATCTTGTGGTAGCTCAAGATGGTTCAGGAAATTTTAGGACAATTAAGGCTGCACTTGATGCTGCTGCTAAAAGGAGAGGAAATGGAAGGTTTGTAATTCATGTGAAACGTGGAGTTTATACAGAAAATTTGGAGATTGGAAACCAAATGAAGAATATTATGCTAGTTGGTGATGGGTTAAGGTACACAATTATTACCGGTAGCCAAAGTGTAGGAGGAGGTTTTACCACATTCAGCTCTGCTACTGTTG TTGTAACTGGGGAAGGATTTATTGCTCGAGGCATTACATTCCGTAACACTGCAGGTCCACAAAATCACCAAGCAGTAGCACTACGCTCTGGATCTGACCTTTCAGTTTTCTACTGCTGTGGATTTGAAGGGTATCAAGACACTCTTTACGTCCATTCACAACGACAATTCTACAAAGAATGTTACATCTACGGCACAGTAGACTTTATTTTTGGTAACGCCGCGGTGGTTCTCCAGAACTGCATGATATATGCAAGGAGACCTATGAATAAGCAAAAAATTACTATAACAGCACAAGGTCGAATGGATCCCAACCAAAATACCGGAATTTCAATCCACAATTCGCGAGTAATGGCTGGATCAGACCTTAAGCCAGTGTTAGGTTCATTCAAGACATATTTGGGAAGACCATGGAAACAATATTCACGAACTGTATTTATTCAAAATTCTATGGACTCGTTGGTGGATCCGGCTGGTTGGCTAGAGTGGGATGGCAATTTTGCTTTAAATACTTTGTACTATGGGGAATATAGAAATACTGGCCCAGGATCATCTACTAATAGAAGAGTAAAGTGGCGTGGTTATCGTGTGATTACAAGATCAAGTGAAGCATCAAAATTTAATGTGGAGAATTTTATAGTTGGTCGATCATGGTTGCCATCCACCAGTATTCCATTCATGGCTGGCCtctaa